The following coding sequences lie in one Ostrea edulis chromosome 8, xbOstEdul1.1, whole genome shotgun sequence genomic window:
- the LOC125662747 gene encoding uncharacterized protein LOC125662747, translating to MVTQSVMSTACAEFTQNAWRKELCKNCQKPKAEHCIVGDFSPESTSSPVPTKRTSIIADDVIHQAKRNASLILSELEGRNDGQIEPRKPRTSRSLSVEKEKIQKPVISHPKVADVHVKSILVKSGETRKKSLDIKFLEREPSVIGDDGGYDNLFLDHEEPPAEEDSGEDISFTEEEREFVLQALQNTIWNSDLKNLNGVDRQTNERDKSHEFEDVKLTSLWKKDRFATLRDCDKIFSQRFGTFPTRKPLSSKSKLERMFDRDNKLERSSSDCDLHKIEEEGEGAHYETNFSLFEKRRSRSASEMENGNIGQKTEAQPYMDVNVVPLSESGEEFKNGDDDVFEMDKFDAESLFENFSTDFDFDSSSAGMALVDHLNAILARYSDNVSIKGFEDNDFLPDSAVNDSSENCEKILESLRIPKGSIKSKELEAKIVSLATDIRKKKRPAPRPPVAPPPQPTTRSSSSVISDQSSKKSSPSNSQNFFEPNFKMVPIGKSIIGNNHEKPLSPKRSGDFHDDLIDNKPKSDNNKGKKGITSFFKSFLRRGKDSPESSTEQIPEVSTPQRASAPITPVIATPEKVTATPEKRKESSPVEIKEEKKSPQVKAKVLPAVSCRKSRTSIIMSASETSTLFNGPQGNQLEEKENTESESMTSSVIVDESETKGEGKSIECAPVVKPSVPTRPKPPPNPKRPTVSPQHEAKESRSHSTDGPERRGSETDSRTGSLERSDKGSLEREIARTLSKEDSPKRDLDGQQVVRRRAKSPKRVSAPLKPSSSAKSLDSKNVMFTKELEMRLSKTLDSKVSASPAGQKPSADAKKLAPQPPVASVKAETLPAQTTGRGNQTTVKQEASPAQTTGQVNQSTELKEEKKEEADLAPAEKIELPRAASRKSFLGKLGNKKSRAPPRPPSSSVKRTKSITENGGELQVKKIDPSDISGPVLITSMTGGSSLNRRNTIAIGDDPSMVSGESTSSGSTAEKYDEWPELSPLGSLENVYEPIIPKEPPPPPPSGPQGEGDQTAPHSTTLSVPKSPSEGYLEPVSKRSVVTTATSDQKPEEAPQVSMETTEGEEVGVNSVQTNPPKTEISDERERILASQPIYEEINGYGKEPPKQVHNIMDMQRSVTDTLSKDMHRSMNESLTIDMNESMISMDFPPASPSQMGMSSGSEPSSQCSTLSRPKPLPRKRSKRESNSFEQPYIAMNRPSITSALNENQLRDMLNQLTSMNLQTLRDIYTQYERIFVKEPVSLGVPTAGPLKWTDFDIYGKPVHSSERCVVYNAKLRLSTTNCQLMLQHTKPDLMSSHHATLLKPTVIFSDSVPYSYLTEDFIKTNQLLLNLHTNQSNSAKCFVAVGQFDISDSLSNHMTSIRHGNSQVMLTVEDMMENVLFFMLQILSAISHCLDQGFSLGDANFRDVFMVSNSNCSHGNIVAFLPHQRSHDGSHVDTVFGFLDKYLMENMASLSEYEFGKFVGGVLRVQKMLQSRKIEILSLIRSYVEFLLWGPSETSWQGGLERTSSLEPKLSMWLEKERAGMVHGFALVSSAETRKYSIKEFYRMKFLLKSSAVSLSECVRTHMSF from the exons ATGGTCACTCAGAGCGTAATGTCCACTGCTTGTGCCGAATTCACGCAGAATGCTTGGAGAAAAGAACTCtgtaaaaactgccaaaaacCCAAAGCAGAGCACTGCATTGTGGGAGATTTCAGCCCAGAGTCTACAAGTTCACCTGTCCCCACAAAACGGACGTCGATCATCGCTGATGATGTCATACACCAGGCAAAACGCAACGCTTCGTTAATTTTGTCAGAGTTAGAGGGACGAAATGATGGACAAATTGAACCACGAAAACCACGGACTTCTAGGAGTTTATccgtggaaaaagaaaaaattcaaaaaccGGTGATATCACATCCAAAAGTGGCAGACGTTCATGTGAAAAGCATTCTAGTCAAAAGTGGTGAAACGCGGAAGAAAAGTCTTGATATAAAATTTCTAGAGAGAGAACCTTCTGTGATCGGTGATGATGGAGGATACGACAATCTATTTTTAGACCATGAGGAACCCCCTGCAGAAGAAGATTCTGGGGAGGATATCTCATTTACGGAAGAGGAACGAGAGTTTGTGCTTCAGGCTTTACAAAACACGATCTGGAATTCAGATTTGAAAAATCTTAATGGTGTTGACCGTCAAACAAATGAGAGGGACAAAAGTCATGAATTTGAGGATGTGAAACTTACATCCCTGTGGAAGAAAGACAGGTTCGCAACTTTACGAGACtgtgataaaatattttcccagcGATTTGGAACATTTCCGACAAGGAAACCTCTAAGCTCAAAGTCAAAATTAGAGAGAATGTTTGACCGTGATAATAAACTAGAAAGATCGTCGTCAGATTGTGACCTTCATAAAATCGAGGAGGAAGGGGAGGGAGCTCACTACGAGACAAATTTCTCGCTGTTTGAAAAACGTCGTAGTCGGTCTGCCTCTGAAATGGAAAATGGGAACATCGGACAGAAAACTGAGGCACAACCATACATGGACGTAAATGTGGTACCACTAAGTGAATCTGGCGAGGAATTTAAGAATGGAGATGATGATGTGTTTGAGATGGATAAATTTGATGCTGAGAGTTTGTTTGAAAATTTCtcgactgattttgactttgatTCGTCATCTGCTGGTATGGCTCTGGTGGATCATTTAAACGCTATCCTGGCTCGTTACAGCGACAATGTTTCAATCAAAGGGTTTGAAGACAATGACTTTCTGCCTGATTCAGCAGTCAATGATTCGTCGGAAAACTGCGAGAAAATTTTAGAAAGCCTAAGAATTCCAAAAGGGAGTATAAAGTCGAAAGAGTTAGAGGCAAAGATTGTGTCTCTGGCCACAGATATAAGAAAGAAGAAGCGCCCTGCCCCTAGGCCACCAGTGGCTCCTCCCCCTCAACCCACCACCAGAAGTAGTTCAAGTGTGATTAGTGACCAGTCATCAAAAAAATCATCACCCTCAAATTCACAGAACTTTTTCGaaccaaattttaaaatggtACCCATTGGGAAATCTATCATTGGCAATAACCATGAGAAACCCCTTTCACCCAAACGCTCAGGTGATTTTCATGatgatttaattgataataaacCTAAGAGTGATAACAACAAAGGGAAAAAAGGGATCACTTCCTTTTTCAAAAGTTTCCTACGCAGAGGTAAAGATTCGCCAGAGAGTTCCACGGAGCAAATTCCCGAAGTCTCCACCCCTCAGAGAGCAAGTGCACCCATAACCCCAGTTATAGCCACTCCCGAAAAAGTTACAGCCACTCCCGAAAAAAGGAAAGAGTCATCACCTGTGGAAATAAAAGAGGAGAAAAAATCGCCACAGGTTAAAGCCAAAGTCCTTCCCGCTGTTTCATGTCGAAAGTCACGTACCAGTATTATCATGTCTGCATCAGAGACCTCAACCTTATTTAATGGACCACAAGGTAACCAACTAGAGGAGAAGGAAAATACTGAAAGCGAAAGTATGACCAGCAGTGTTATTGTAGATGAAAGTGAAACTAAAGGTGAAGGGAAGTCCATTGAATGTGCTCCAGTTGTGAAACCAAGTGTTCCCACACGACCCAAACCACCACCAAACCCAAAACGACCCACAGTTTCACCCCAGCATGAAGCCAAGGAGTCCCGGTCACACTCAACAGACGGACCGGAAAGAAGGGGATCGGAGACGGACAGCAGGACAGGAAGTTTGGAAAGGTCAGATAAAGGAAGTCTGGAAAGGGAGATAGCTAGAACTCTGTCTAAAGAAGACAGCCCTAAGAGAGACTTGGACGGTCAGCAGGTGGTCAGACGAAGAGCCAAGAGTCCGAAGCGAGTCTCCGCACCGCTGAAACCGTCCTCTTCTGCAAAAAGCTTAGATAGCAAAAATGTCATGTTTACCAAAGAACTGGAAATGAGACTTAGTAAGACCTTGGATTCCAAGGTCAGTGCCAGTCCTGCTGGTCAGAAACCGAGTGCAGATGCCAAGAAGTTGGCCCCACAACCTCCTGTCGCAAGTGTTAAAGCAGAAACCCTACCAGCTCAGACAACTGGGCGGGGGAACCAGACAACTGTTAAACAAGAGGCTTCACCAGCTCAGACAACAGGGCAGGTGAACCAGTCAACAG aattAAAAGAGGAGAAGAAGGAGGAAGCAGACCTAGCTCCCGCAGAGAAAATTGAATTACCCAGGGCAGCCAGTCGCAAGAGTTTTCTGGGAAAACTGGGGAACAAAAAATCCAGAGCCCCTCCCCGGCCGCCAAGCTCTTCTGTAAAACGGACCAAATCAATCACCGAGAATGGCGGGGAGCTACAGGTCAAGAAAATCGACCCCTCTGATATATCGGGACCAGTG CTGATAACTTCAATGACAGGGGGATCGTCGCTAAATCGCAGGAACACCATCGCTATTGGGGATGACCCCTCCATGGTATCCG gAGAATCTACTTCTTCAGGATCGACAGCAGAAAAGTATGATGAGTGGCCCGAGTTATCTCCACTTGGTTCACTTGAAAATGTTTATGAACCAATCATCCCAAAGGAACCTCCTCCCCCACCCCCCTCAGGACCTCAGGGTGAGGGCGACCAGACAGCACCGCACAGCACAACGCTGTCTGTTCCTAAATCACCCAGCGAGGGATACCTGGAACCAGTCTCGAAGCGGTCAGTAGTGACCACAGCAACCAGTGACCAGAAACCTGAGGAGGCTCCCCAAGTTTCCATGGAGACGACAGAAGGGGAGGAAGTCGGTGTTAATAGTGTACAGACAAATCCACCGAAAACAGAGATTTCtgatgagagagagaggattTTGGCCTCCCAGCCTATTTATGAGGAAATTAATGGGTATGGAAAAGAACCTCCTAAACAGGTTCATAACATTATGGATATGCAAAGATCAGTGACAGATACCCTGTCCAAAGATATGCACAGGTCCATGAATGAGAGCTTGACTATCGATATGAACGAGTCTATGATTTCAATGGACTTTCCACCGGCTTCACCGTCCCAGATGGGAATGTCGTCTGGTTCTGAACCATCATCACAGTGCAGCACTCTTAGTCGACCCAAACCGTTACCTCGGAAACGATCCAAACGAGAGAGCAATTCTTTTGAGCAGCCTTACATTGCCATGAATCGACCGAGCATTACGTCAGCTCTCAATGAGAACCAGCTTAGAGACATGCTGAACCAGCTAACTTCCATGAACCTTCAGACCCTGCGGGACATTTATACTCAATACGAACGGATCTTTGTCAAGGAGCCCGTGTCGCTGGGAGTTCCCACTGCGGGTCCGCTGAAGTGGACAGATTTCGATATCTACGGGAAACCTGTTCACTCGTCGGAGCGCTGTGTTGTGTACAATGCCAAGCTGAGACTAAGCACTACAAACTGTCAACTCATG CTCCAGCACACCAAGCCTGATCTGATGTCTTCCCATCATGCAACACTGCTGAAACCCACCGTAATTTTCTCCGATTCGGTACCTTACTCCTATCTCACGGAGGACTTCATCAAAACCAACCAGCTTCTTCTCAATCTCCATaccaaccaatcaaattctGCCAAGTGTTTTGTGGCGGTTGGACAATTTGACATCTCTGACAGTCTTTCCAATCACATGACCTCTATTCGTCATGGGAACAGTCAGGTGATGCTAACTGTAGAGGACATGATGGAAAACGTTCTGTTTTTTATGTTGCAGATTCTCAGTGCCATCTCTCATTGTCTTGACCAAGGATTCAGTCTCGGGGATGCTAACTTCCGAGATGTGTTTATGGTTTCCAATAGCAACTGTTCTCATGGTAACATTGTGGCATTCCTTCCCCATCAGCGGTCACATGATGGCTCCCATGTGGATACGGTGTTCGGTTTCCTGGATAAATATCTCATGGAAAACATGGCCAGTCTAAGTGAATATGAATTTGGAAAATTTGTCGGGGGTGTGCTCAGAGTGCAAAAAATGTTACAGAGTCGTAAGATAGAGATTTTATCGTTGATTCGCAGTTACGTGGAGTTTTTATTGTGGGGACCGAGTGAAACGTCCTGGCAGGGCGGACTAGAGAGGACCAGTAGCCTGGAACCTAAACTGTCCATGTGGCTAGAGAAAGAACGTGCAGGGATGGTGCATGGGTTTGCCCTGGTGTCCTCCGCGGAGACGAGGAAGTACTCCATTAAAGAATTCTACAGGATGAAGTTTCTACTGAAGTCTAGTGCTGTTAGTCTGTCTGAGTGTGTCAGGACACACATGTCATTCtga